The following are encoded together in the Clostridium sp. BJN0013 genome:
- the hcp gene encoding hydroxylamine reductase → MGNSMFCYQCEQTFGGKGCTKSGVCGKTPEIANLQDLLIYQLKGISCYAKTLIDRGETIDKNIVTFLENSLFTTLTNVNFDSNSHVKLLKESQKIKESLRNKSPEGKYPDAATYNLSDTKEDMLKDSVKAGIMYDENLDADIRSLRSTILYGLKGISAYGHQARFIGYNSEQIDQFYFLALEATTNDNLTLQDMIRMTMRTGDMSIEVMKTLDKANTSRYKDPSVHKVNVNIKKGPFIIVSGHDLRDLEMLLQQTEGTGINIYTHGEMLPAHGYPELKKYKHLVGNYGSAWQNQQKEFDGIPGCILMTTNCLMRPRETYKDRIFATSVVGWDGVQHIDVNEDGTKDFSIIINKALELGGFKEDEKTKEILVGFGHKETLSHANEIVNAVKKGSIRHFFLIGGCDGARPGRNYYTSFAQMVPNDCIILTLACGKYRFNKLDFGTIEGLPRLLDVGQCNDAYSAVRIATALADAFDTDVNSLPLTIILSWYEQKAVADLLALLSLGIKGIYLGPSLPAFISPNILQYLVDTFDIRPISTPEEDLKSSLKQIN, encoded by the coding sequence ATGGGAAATTCTATGTTTTGCTATCAATGTGAACAAACCTTTGGTGGAAAAGGATGTACAAAAAGTGGAGTTTGTGGTAAAACCCCGGAAATTGCAAATCTACAGGATTTATTGATATATCAATTGAAAGGTATATCCTGTTATGCTAAAACACTAATTGACAGAGGAGAAACTATAGATAAAAATATAGTAACATTTTTGGAGAATTCTTTATTTACTACTCTTACAAATGTAAACTTTGATTCAAACTCTCATGTAAAATTATTAAAAGAATCACAGAAAATAAAAGAATCATTGAGAAATAAATCTCCAGAAGGAAAATATCCAGATGCAGCTACATATAATTTAAGTGATACAAAAGAAGATATGTTAAAAGATTCAGTTAAAGCTGGAATTATGTACGACGAAAATCTGGATGCTGATATCAGATCCCTACGCTCTACCATATTGTATGGATTAAAAGGTATAAGTGCCTATGGACATCAAGCGAGATTTATAGGATACAATAGTGAGCAGATAGATCAATTCTACTTTTTAGCATTAGAAGCCACCACCAACGATAATTTAACTCTGCAGGACATGATCCGCATGACAATGAGAACGGGTGATATGAGCATAGAGGTTATGAAGACATTGGATAAGGCCAATACATCCAGATATAAAGATCCATCTGTCCACAAAGTTAATGTAAATATTAAAAAAGGACCCTTTATAATTGTATCAGGCCATGATTTAAGAGATTTGGAAATGCTTCTCCAGCAGACAGAAGGCACAGGAATCAATATTTATACCCATGGGGAGATGCTGCCTGCACATGGATATCCAGAGCTAAAAAAATATAAACATCTGGTAGGCAACTATGGTTCAGCCTGGCAAAACCAACAGAAAGAATTTGACGGAATACCTGGATGTATTTTAATGACTACTAATTGTTTAATGAGACCAAGAGAAACATATAAAGACAGAATATTTGCCACCAGTGTTGTTGGATGGGATGGAGTTCAGCACATAGATGTAAATGAAGATGGAACAAAAGATTTTAGTATAATAATAAATAAGGCTTTAGAACTTGGAGGATTTAAAGAAGATGAAAAAACAAAAGAGATTTTAGTAGGATTTGGTCATAAGGAAACCCTATCTCATGCAAATGAAATAGTAAACGCCGTAAAAAAAGGCAGTATAAGACATTTCTTTTTAATAGGCGGTTGTGATGGGGCAAGACCTGGCAGAAACTACTATACCAGCTTTGCACAGATGGTACCTAATGACTGTATAATACTTACTTTAGCCTGTGGAAAATATAGATTTAATAAATTGGATTTTGGAACAATTGAGGGCCTTCCAAGATTACTTGATGTGGGGCAATGCAATGATGCCTATTCAGCAGTTAGAATAGCTACAGCACTGGCAGATGCTTTTGACACAGATGTAAATTCCCTTCCATTAACAATAATACTATCCTGGTATGAACAAAAAGCAGTGGCAGATTTATTGGCATTATTATCCCTTGGAATAAAAGGAATATATTTAGGACCAAGTTTGCCTGCATTTATATCCCCTAATATACTTCAATATCTAGTGGATACCTTTGATATAAGGCCAATCAGTACTCCTGAAGAGGACTTGAAAAGTTCTCTTAAACAAATTAATTAA
- a CDS encoding MarR family winged helix-turn-helix transcriptional regulator, whose protein sequence is MENNFNELYEKMSKLQWLLQRHHLLSHAQYGPMADPTRGQGRVLAILKLQERISTKDLSYLLGIRQQSLNELLNKLEKKGYVVRVPSEEDKRIMLVTLTEKGKNEHQESGLNSESIFSCLSEEEQAAFGKYLDRIITVLESQLGVEVNDDEWDEWMCAARSRMGHEQIERLRSMRGGFFGSRFHDMWSRKSAHEPPKPNDHDPHGNWQNGFHFGGQRDKKPEDK, encoded by the coding sequence ATGGAAAATAATTTTAACGAACTCTATGAAAAAATGTCAAAACTCCAGTGGCTTTTGCAGCGTCACCATTTGTTGAGCCATGCGCAATACGGCCCAATGGCCGATCCAACGCGCGGGCAGGGCAGAGTTTTAGCTATACTCAAGCTACAGGAGAGAATTAGTACCAAAGACCTTTCCTATCTGTTGGGTATTCGGCAGCAATCACTTAATGAGCTGCTAAACAAGCTGGAGAAGAAGGGCTACGTTGTCCGTGTCCCATCTGAGGAGGATAAGCGTATCATGCTGGTGACGCTGACTGAGAAGGGTAAAAATGAGCACCAGGAATCAGGTCTCAATTCCGAAAGTATTTTTAGCTGCCTCAGTGAAGAGGAACAGGCGGCATTCGGTAAATATCTGGACAGGATAATCACTGTGCTGGAGTCTCAACTTGGTGTTGAAGTGAACGATGACGAGTGGGATGAGTGGATGTGTGCTGCTCGTTCCCGTATGGGACATGAGCAAATTGAACGGCTCAGATCCATGCGCGGCGGATTTTTCGGCTCAAGATTCCATGATATGTGGTCCAGAAAATCGGCACATGAGCCGCCCAAGCCAAATGACCACGATCCGCATGGCAACTGGCAGAACGGTTTTCACTTTGGTGGACAAAGGGATAAAAAGCCGGAGGATAAATAA
- a CDS encoding transposase, whose amino-acid sequence MINDQEYITTELKKILEKMIILSSYRLNNLIAIVVGIIVSQSVILSKISQELKDSYSSGTEESKIKRLRRFLTNKAINCEKIYEFFAYRLLQKYKSHSKKIYIIFDHTTIIDKFVILQFSLKVGRRAVPLWYKMFLYKDEGSKDFKYIKQGLNFIHKIVVPYNFDVTILADRGFKSVDLFKFIDKTLKFKYCIRCTKNLKISICGKPNIKKLGNIIPLKGKTRHFYNVKLTSKKYICNLAVCRAESSDDTWFIANNLEQTFSIREYKKRFDIEEMFKDFKSGGFNLEGTWTHNIQYARTLYLCICIAYCWMITLGTSCTKDKKNKLIGATKTLRDKQVRIYSLFRAGVKWFKRCYYSLRNTYYLKIAFTLYEY is encoded by the coding sequence ATGATCAATGATCAAGAATATATTACTACAGAATTAAAAAAAATACTAGAAAAAATGATAATTTTATCATCATACCGTTTAAATAACTTAATAGCTATAGTTGTAGGAATAATAGTTTCACAGTCAGTTATATTATCCAAAATATCTCAAGAGCTGAAGGATTCCTATTCTTCAGGTACAGAAGAAAGTAAAATTAAAAGATTGAGAAGATTTTTAACTAACAAGGCTATTAATTGTGAGAAAATATATGAATTCTTCGCATATAGGTTACTACAAAAGTATAAAAGTCATTCAAAGAAAATATATATAATTTTTGATCACACAACTATTATAGATAAATTTGTTATATTACAGTTTTCTTTAAAAGTGGGAAGAAGGGCAGTTCCCCTGTGGTATAAGATGTTCTTATATAAAGATGAGGGAAGTAAAGATTTCAAGTATATTAAACAAGGACTTAATTTTATACATAAAATAGTAGTTCCCTATAATTTTGATGTTACAATTTTAGCAGACAGGGGATTTAAAAGTGTCGATTTGTTTAAGTTTATAGATAAGACTTTAAAATTCAAGTATTGTATCAGGTGTACAAAAAATTTAAAAATATCAATATGCGGTAAACCAAATATAAAAAAGCTGGGAAATATAATACCTTTAAAGGGAAAGACAAGACACTTTTACAATGTAAAATTAACATCTAAAAAATATATATGCAATCTGGCAGTCTGCAGGGCAGAAAGTTCTGATGATACCTGGTTCATAGCAAATAATTTAGAACAGACCTTTTCAATTAGAGAATATAAAAAAAGATTTGATATAGAAGAAATGTTTAAAGATTTTAAATCTGGTGGGTTCAATTTAGAAGGTACCTGGACACATAATATCCAGTATGCAAGAACCTTATATTTATGCATTTGTATAGCTTACTGCTGGATGATAACCCTTGGAACATCTTGTACAAAAGATAAGAAAAATAAACTTATTGGGGCTACAAAAACATTGAGAGACAAACAGGTAAGAATCTACAGCTTATTTAGGGCTGGAGTTAAATGGTTCAAAAGATGTTATTATTCTTTAAGAAATACCTATTATTTAAAAATTGCTTTTACATTATATGAATATTAG